The following are encoded together in the Borrelia coriaceae genome:
- a CDS encoding Mlp family lipoprotein has product MNKFIKLIIVCHTLLLYCCSGNNNPTLSSHNPMKQYPTKTQHSSQPKENTLTADEQIKFDTIIQAFNKIIEKDQQLTTEHKEKYKNFENWLLKDLQKQKELAEHFKYAYNIFENIQPTQAKKTTTKQLIVNTIDCVLSNTCNGRNDIYSSKGQSDDSEKQRQTLTDSFKDLLYKMFGIPHYPTKPMEITTPNQNTNTNEDIFKYLISELIFPASHIIRYNANYNTHNNSTDPSLTALGFNDNQIKTIQEIIIPIFTPKGGKIYSSKYIDFMRLSYSITKPILDYINNELSKCNGNQKSIDDFYSLLESYLGANEINEDTVSKLPNTVTIKCSNGS; this is encoded by the coding sequence ATGAACAAATTCATAAAACTAATAATAGTTTGTCATACATTACTTTTATATTGTTGTAGTGGAAATAACAATCCTACGCTTAGTAGCCACAATCCCATGAAACAATATCCTACTAAGACTCAGCATAGTTCACAACCAAAAGAAAATACATTAACTGCTGATGAACAAATTAAATTTGATACTATAATTCAAGCATTTAATAAAATTATAGAAAAAGATCAACAATTAACAACAGAACACAAAGAAAAATACAAAAATTTTGAAAATTGGCTATTAAAAGATCTACAAAAACAAAAAGAACTTGCTGAACATTTTAAATATGCATACAATATATTCGAAAATATACAACCAACACAAGCAAAAAAAACCACTACTAAACAACTCATAGTAAATACCATTGATTGTGTATTATCAAATACATGTAACGGTAGAAATGATATATACTCTTCTAAAGGACAATCTGACGATTCTGAAAAACAAAGACAAACACTAACAGATTCCTTTAAAGATCTTCTATACAAAATGTTTGGTATACCTCATTATCCTACAAAACCAATGGAAATAACAACACCTAATCAGAATACAAATACAAATGAAGATATATTTAAATATCTTATATCAGAATTAATTTTCCCTGCCAGCCATATAATAAGATATAACGCAAACTACAATACTCATAACAACTCTACAGACCCTTCTCTTACTGCATTAGGATTTAATGATAATCAAATAAAAACAATACAAGAGATAATCATACCAATTTTTACTCCAAAGGGCGGCAAAATATACTCTTCTAAATACATTGACTTTATGAGATTAAGTTATTCAATAACTAAACCCATACTGGATTATATAAATAATGAACTTTCAAAGTGTAATGGAAATCAAAAAAGTATTGATGATTTTTACTCATTATTAGAGTCATATTTAGGCGCAAATGAAATCAATGAGGACACAGTAAGCAAATTACCAAACACAGTTACTATTAAATGTAGCAATGGTAGCTAA